A DNA window from Pyrus communis chromosome 3, drPyrComm1.1, whole genome shotgun sequence contains the following coding sequences:
- the LOC137727939 gene encoding D-3-phosphoglycerate dehydrogenase 1, chloroplastic-like → MATSASQTLRSPFLRNPALSLSSKPSLSAFSVIPASRRRAPPRLVVVLSAANLDAKPTVLVSEKLGEPGINLLKQFANVDCSYNLSPEELCTKISLCDALIVRSGTKVTREVFESSGGRLKVVGRAGVGIDNVDLAAATEFGCLVVNAPTANTVAAAEHGIALLTAMARNVAQADASVKAGKWERNKYVGVSLVGKTLAVMGFGKVGSEVARRAKGLGMHVIAHDPYAPADRARAIGVELVSFDEALATSDFISLHMPLTPATAKVLNDDTFAKMKKGVRIVNVARGGVIDEDALVRALDTGVVAQAALDVFTVEPPPQGNKLVLHERVTATPHLGASTMEAQEGVAVEIAEAVVGALKGELAATAVNAPMVPAEVLTELKPYVVLAEKLGRLAVQLVAGGSGVKTVKVSYASARAPDDLDTRLLRAMITKGLIEPISSVFVNLVNADFTAKQRGLRITEERTILDGSPENPLDSIQVQIANVESKFASAISESGEIKVEGRVKDGVPHLTKVGSFEVDVSLEGSIILCRQVDQPGMIGQVGSILGEENVNVSFMSVGRIAPRKQAVMAIGVDDQPSKQSLKRIGDVQAVEEFVFLKL, encoded by the exons ATGGCCACGTCAGCATCGCAAACCCTCCGCTCCCCATTTTTACGGAACCCCGCCCTCTCTCTTTCCTCCAAGCCCTCCCTCTCCGCTTTCTCAGTTATTCCCGCCTCGCGCCGCCGGGCCCCTCCGCGGCTGGTCGTGGTGCTGTCTGCTGCGAACCTCGACGCCAAGCCCACCGTCCTCGTCTCCGAGAAGCTCGGAGAGCCCGGAATCAACCTCCTCAAGCAGTTCGCCAATGTCGACTGCTCCTACAATCTCAGTCCCGAGGAGCTCTGCACCAAGATCTCGCTCTGCGACGCGTTGATCGTGCGGAGCGGGACCAAGGTCACCCGCGAGGTGTTCGAGTCCTCTGGCGGGAGGTTGAAGGTTGTGGGAAGAGCCGGCGTCGGCATCGACAACGTGGATCTAGCTGCGGCGACTGAGTTCGGGTGCTTGGTGGTGAACGCTCCCACGGCCAACACTGTTGCGGCTGCCGAGCACGGGATTGCTCTCTTGACCGCCATGGCTCGCAACGTTGCTCAGGCCGACGCGTCTGTGAAAGCTG GGAAATGGGAGAGGAACAAGTATGTGGGTGTTTCCCTTGTTGGGAAGACCTTAGCCGTGATGGGGTTCGGGAAAGTTGGATCTGAAGTGGCTCGGCGTGCCAAGGGGCTCGGTATGCACGTGATTGCCCACGACCCATATGCTCCGGCGGATCGTGCCCGTGCCATTGGTGTGGAGCTTGTGAGCTTCGATGAGGCTTTGGCTACCTCCGATTTCATATCTTTGCACATGCCTCTTACTCCCGCCACCGCGAAGGTTCTCAATGATGACACTTTTGCCAAGATGAAGAAGGGGGTACGAATTGTGAACGTCGCTCGTGGTGGTGTCATTGATGAGGATGCACTCGTCAGGGCGCTCGATACCGGAGTCGTTGCTCAG GCTGCTCTCGATGTGTTCACGGTGGAGCCACCGCCACAGGGCAACAAGTTGGTGTTGCATGAGAGAGTTACCGCCACTCCTCACCTCGGTGCCAGTACCATGGAAGCACAG GAAGGCGTGGCCGTTGAAATTGCTGAAGCCGTCGTTGGAGCCTTGAAAGGAGAGCTTGCTGCTACCGCAGTCAATGCACCAATGGTTCCTGCTGAG GTTTTGACAGAACTGAAGCCTTATGTTGTACTTGCTGAGAAGCTAGGGAGACTGGCAGTCCAGTTAGTGGCAGGAGGTAGTGGCGTGAAAACTGTCAAGGTCTCATATGCTTCAGCTAGGGCTCCTGATGACCTTGATACTAGGTTGCTCCGAGCCATGATTACGAAGGGCCTCATTGAGCCCATATCCAGCGTTTTCGTGAATCTGGTTAATGCAGATTTCACTGCCAAACAGAGAGGACTTAGGATAACAGAAGAGCGAACCATTCTTGATGGTTCGCCTGAGAATCCACTTGACTCAATCCAAGTTCAGATTGCCAACGTGGAATCCAAATTTGCCAGTGCGATCTCAGAGAGCGGAGAGATCAAGGTGGAGGGTAGGGTTAAGGATGGGGTTCCTCACTTGACGAAGGTTGGATCATTCGAAGTTGATGTGAGTTTGGAAGGTAGCATCATCCTCTGCAGACAGGTTGATCAGCCAGGTATGATAGGACAGGTCGGAAGCATTTTGGGAGAGGAGAATGTGAATGTCAGTTTCATGAGTGTTGGAAGGATTGCCCCGCGAAAGCAGGCTGTGATGGCAATCGGGGTGGATGACCAACCCAGCAAGCAATCTTTGAAAAGGATTGGGGATGTTCAAGCCGTTGAAGAGTTCGTTTTCCTCAAGTTGTAG
- the LOC137727941 gene encoding sodium/proton antiporter 1-like: protein MASLSIGAHLPPSHHHHFKKRSLPLVSKTHSLFPYLPCFGSSLRGIRGSRLLGNGVLARAEDKARDSRSSSSPSAQQQKVKSSSDGELQELNPSSGSCDPLCSVDETSSQEFEASYRPKTDLLKAIAVFAAAGTGAVAINHSWVAANQDVAMALLFGIGYVGIIFEESLAFNKSGVGLLMAVSLWVVRSIGAPSTDIAVSELQHASAEVSEIVFFLLGAMTIVEIVDSHQGFKLVTDNITTRKPRTLLWVVGFVTFFLSSILDNLTSTIVMVSLLRKLVPQSEFRKLLGAVVVIAANAGGAWTPIGDVTTTMLWIHGQISTLETMKTLFIPAAVSLAVPLALMSLTSEVSGKGPDTSIVMASEQMAPRGQLVFSVGIGALVFVPVFKALTGLPPYMGMLLGLGVLWILTDAIHYGESERQKLKVPQALSRIDTQGALFFLGILLSVSSLEAAGILRELANYLDSHIPNIELIASSIGVVSAIIDNVPLVAATMGMYDLTSFPKDSEFWQLVAYCAGTGGSMLVIGSAAGVAFMGMEKVDFFWYLRKVSGFAFAGYAAGIAAYLAVQNLHISLPTTVAQVPFISGS, encoded by the exons ATGGCTTCCCTCTCGATTGGGGCCCACTTGCCTCCatcccaccaccaccatttcaAGAAGCGCTCCCTTCCCCTTGTCTCTAAGACCCACAGCTTATTTCCTTATCTGCCTTGCTTCGGCTCGTCTCTGCGTGGAATTCGAGGTTCCAGATTGCTCGGCAATGGCGTGCTGGCCAGAGCTGAGGACAAAGCACGAGATTCGaggtcttcttcttctccttcagcTCAGCAGCAGAAAGTTAAATCCAGCTCCGACGGAGAGTTGCAG GAGTTGAACCCAAGTTCTGGATCATGTGATCCTTTATGTTCGGTTGACGAAACGAGCTCACAAGAATTTGAAGCCAGTTACCGGCCAAAAACTGATTTGCTGAAAGCTATTGCAGTATTTGCCGCAGCTGGAACAGGGGCAGTGGCAATTAACCATTCCTGGGTTGCTGCTAATCAG GACGTTGCCATGGCATTGCTGTTTGGAATAGGATATGTGGGCATCATTTTTGAAGAATCTCTGGCCTTCAACAAAAGTGGAGTAGGTTTGTTAATGGCTGTGAGCTTGTGGGTAGTAAGAAGTATTGGG GCTCCTTCAACTGATATAGCTGTCTCAGAATTACAACATGCATCTGCTGAAGTCAGTGAAATAGTGTTTTTCTTGCTTGGTGCAATGACGATTGTGGAGATAGTTGATTCGCATCAAGGATTTAAGCTGGTTACTGATAATATAACCACTCGAAAGCCAAGGACGCTCCTTTGGGTG GTGGGTTTTGTGACTTTTTTCCTTAGTTCAATTCTTGACAACCTGACGTCCACCATTGTCATGGTTTCTTTATTGCGAAAGCTAGTTCCTCAGTCAGAATTTCGCAA GCTTTTAGGAGCTGTTGTTGTCATAGCAGCAAATGCTGGTGGTGCGTGGACTCCCATTGGTGATGTTACCACTACTATGCTGTGGATACACGGTCAGATATCCACGTTGGAGACAATGAAG ACCTTGTTTATACCTGCAGCCGTTTCTCTTGCTGTTCCTTTGGCGCTTATGTCCCTGACTAG TGAAGTAAGCGGGAAAGGTCCAGACACGTCCATTGTCATGGCATCTGAACAGATGGCACCTCGGGGACAGCTTGTTTTCTCTGTAGGTATTGGAGCTTTGGTTTTTGTTCCAGTGTTCAAGGCCCTAACTGGGTTGCCTCCTTACATGGGTATGCTTCTGGGACTCGGAGTCCTTTGGATTCTGACTGATGCTATACATTATGGTGAATCGGAAAGACAGAAGTTAAAAGTGCCGCAGGCTTTGTCAAGGATTGACACTCAAGGAGCCCTGTTCTTCCTTGGCATCCTATTGTCAGTTAGCAG CCTGGAGGCAGCAGGAATTCTTCGGGAATTAGCGAATTACCTGGATTCTCACATTCCCAATATTGAACTGATTGCAAGTTCAATAGGAGTAGTATCGGCAATTATAGACAATGTTCCACTGGTCGCTGCAACTATGGGGATGTACGACCTCACTTCCTTTCCCAAGGATTCTGAGTTTTGGCAGCTGGTTGCATATTGTGCTGGTACTGGTGGCTCCATGTTAGTTATTGGTTCTGCAGCTGGGGTTGCTTTTATGGGGATGGAAAAGGTGGACTTCTTCTGGTACTTGCGGAAG GTAAGTGGTTTTGCTTTTGCCGGTTATGCCGCTGGTATCGCTGCCTATTTAGCAGTTCAAAACCTCCACATCTCCCTGCCGACTACAGTAGCTCAGGTTCCTTTCATTTCTGGTTCATGA